The proteins below are encoded in one region of bacterium:
- the rsmH gene encoding 16S rRNA (cytosine(1402)-N(4))-methyltransferase RsmH produces MSPAKESREIPSHVPVLLDEVLAYLAPRPGAVIVDATLGEGGHAEAILNRIAPAGRLIGLDRDGDAVLRSEDRLRPFGQNVIVRQANFAMLASALDEAGVGYVDGVLFDLGVSSRQLFEPERGFSFDRQGPLDMRMDLRQPNTAAELVNTLSERELANLIFRYGEERASRRIARQIVSRRPLETTRDLVRAVEAAVGGGRGRLHPATRTFQALRIATNAETDALAAGLPQAIDRLRPGGRICVIAFHSLEDRIVKQALSLAARGCSCPPDAPICTCGRQRTVRIITKKPVTPTPAEMHRNPRARSARLRAAERLSEPALGQTAGRPAI; encoded by the coding sequence ATGAGTCCGGCAAAGGAATCTCGTGAGATCCCCTCACACGTCCCCGTGCTGTTGGACGAGGTGCTGGCCTACCTCGCGCCGCGGCCGGGCGCGGTGATCGTCGACGCCACCCTCGGGGAGGGGGGACACGCAGAGGCGATTCTGAACCGCATCGCCCCGGCGGGGCGCCTGATCGGGTTGGACCGAGACGGCGATGCCGTGCTCCGATCCGAGGACCGATTGCGTCCGTTCGGGCAGAACGTCATCGTCCGTCAGGCCAACTTTGCGATGCTGGCATCGGCCCTCGACGAGGCCGGGGTTGGGTACGTCGACGGCGTCCTGTTCGACCTGGGCGTCTCGAGCCGGCAACTCTTCGAGCCGGAGCGCGGGTTTAGCTTCGACCGGCAGGGCCCGCTCGATATGCGCATGGACCTTCGGCAGCCGAACACAGCGGCGGAGTTGGTCAACACCTTGAGCGAGCGGGAGCTGGCCAACCTCATCTTCCGGTACGGGGAGGAACGCGCGTCGCGGCGGATCGCGCGTCAGATCGTCAGCCGCAGACCCCTCGAGACCACACGCGACCTGGTGCGCGCGGTCGAGGCGGCGGTGGGGGGCGGCCGCGGGCGTCTGCATCCCGCCACCCGGACGTTCCAAGCGCTCCGCATCGCCACCAACGCAGAGACCGATGCGCTCGCCGCCGGGCTCCCCCAGGCCATCGACCGGCTCCGGCCGGGGGGACGCATCTGCGTGATCGCGTTTCATTCGCTGGAAGACCGCATCGTGAAGCAGGCGCTGAGCCTCGCGGCGCGGGGATGCAGCTGCCCTCCGGACGCACCCATCTGTACCTGCGGCCGCCAGCGGACCGTGCGCATCATCACGAAGAAGCCGGTCACGCCGACGCCCGCAGAGATGCACCGGAATCCCCGCGCGCGGAGCGCCCGGTTGCGTGCCGCGGAGCGATTGAGTGAGCCGGCCCTCGGGCAGACGGCCGGGCGCCCCGCGATCTAA